In uncultured Ilyobacter sp., a genomic segment contains:
- the citG gene encoding triphosphoribosyl-dephospho-CoA synthase CitG has translation MYPEKIYRLGEFALESMLMEVACFPSFGLVSPVSKGAHEDMDYFTFIKSTASLQKYMLKIANRAFSPDGLEIIFKDCRQLGIEAEKEMFKKTKGINTHKGMIFVLGIVLIATAKTLYENKEFLSIQENIRFMTKGLVGSELKTLEKKTNLTHGERVFLEYGITGIRGEVESGIPVIFEYALPAYDDIEFSNAGDNERLLHTLITIMAHCEDTTILHRHDIHTLKEVQDICKKLLKKGSLLNKELLVEIDELDKKFSKKRISPGGCADLLAVTVFLSLIKKEFYNSL, from the coding sequence ATGTACCCTGAAAAAATATACCGGTTAGGTGAATTTGCCCTTGAGTCCATGCTCATGGAGGTGGCATGTTTTCCATCCTTTGGACTTGTGTCTCCAGTATCTAAAGGGGCTCACGAGGACATGGACTATTTCACATTTATAAAAAGCACAGCCTCACTCCAAAAATATATGTTAAAAATCGCCAACAGGGCTTTTTCTCCTGATGGACTAGAGATAATTTTTAAGGACTGCCGGCAGCTAGGTATAGAGGCTGAAAAAGAGATGTTTAAAAAAACCAAAGGAATAAACACCCATAAGGGAATGATCTTTGTTCTTGGAATAGTGCTGATAGCAACAGCAAAAACTCTTTACGAAAATAAAGAATTTCTTTCAATTCAGGAAAATATCCGTTTTATGACCAAAGGACTTGTTGGCAGTGAATTAAAGACCCTAGAGAAAAAAACTAATCTCACTCATGGGGAAAGAGTATTTTTAGAATATGGCATAACAGGTATACGCGGAGAAGTAGAATCAGGGATCCCTGTTATCTTTGAATACGCCCTCCCTGCATATGATGACATAGAATTTTCTAATGCAGGTGACAACGAAAGACTTTTACATACCCTTATCACCATTATGGCTCACTGCGAGGATACTACCATACTTCATAGACATGACATTCATACATTGAAAGAAGTGCAGGACATATGTAAGAAGCTCTTAAAAAAAGGCAGCCTTTTAAATAAAGAGCTTCTTGTGGAAATAGATGAGCTCGATAAAAAATTTTCTAAAAAAAGAATTAGTCCAGGTGGCTGTGCAGACCTTTTGGCCGTAACGGTTTTTTTGTCTCTTATAAAAAAAGAGTTTTATAACTCTCTTTAA
- the citX gene encoding citrate lyase holo-[acyl-carrier protein] synthase: MNKKNIDPIDILNSREERVRVQEALAKKYKLPFIALRTNYPGLYKNNPIANDIAFIMNRECQRIFGDRIKHSETIHSFEGVVYLAFIEEDPINIKKSVVKLEKSHPLGRLVDIDVYKDDSQGISRSHLNLPKRKCFICENDAHVCVRSRAHSLDELINYIHISYEDFKKTEVKK, encoded by the coding sequence ATGAATAAAAAAAACATTGATCCCATTGATATATTAAATTCCAGGGAAGAAAGAGTGAGAGTCCAAGAAGCTTTGGCAAAAAAATATAAGCTTCCCTTTATAGCATTGAGGACAAATTATCCAGGACTATATAAAAACAATCCTATAGCAAATGACATAGCGTTCATTATGAATAGGGAATGTCAGAGAATTTTTGGAGATAGAATCAAACATAGCGAAACCATCCACTCCTTTGAGGGAGTTGTATACTTAGCATTTATAGAGGAAGACCCTATAAACATCAAAAAATCAGTGGTAAAACTCGAGAAAAGCCACCCTCTAGGAAGGCTTGTAGACATTGATGTTTACAAAGATGACTCTCAAGGTATTAGCAGAAGTCATCTAAATCTCCCAAAAAGAAAATGTTTTATTTGTGAAAATGATGCCCATGTTTGTGTGAGAAGCAGAGCTCACTCTTTAGATGAACTTATCAATTATATCCACATCTCCTATGAAGATTTCAAAAAAACTGAGGTGAAAAAATAA
- the citC gene encoding [citrate (pro-3S)-lyase] ligase yields the protein MIYSAEKIHLRNPAEVDEIKKFLEKFQLDFEKNIDYTVAIRENGQIVATCSKSRDILKCFAIDPSMQGTGITNILLKSIQDKLFEEGIFHSFIFTKPVYETIFTSLGYKVVEKVDKVVLLEGGMGGINKEIKKIASEFSIDSSKPKTALVMNCNPFTLGHRYLIEQSSKSSEEVLLFVVEENKSLFPFKVRYDLVKKGVSDLKNVKVIPGGQYIISSATFPAYFLREAGEFLEAYTTLDAKIFANYFCKKLNINKRIVGDEPYCKVTNAYNKALLKILEKSGISLETVKRKEGENKTGFISASKVRDSLRRNKGVNTEELSDLIPGTTIEFLLTKEGKEIVEKIISSHTPH from the coding sequence ATGATTTATTCTGCAGAAAAAATTCATCTGAGAAATCCTGCTGAAGTTGATGAAATAAAAAAATTTTTAGAAAAGTTTCAACTTGATTTTGAAAAAAATATCGATTATACAGTTGCAATTAGAGAAAATGGACAGATAGTCGCCACCTGTTCAAAATCAAGAGATATACTGAAATGTTTTGCCATTGACCCATCTATGCAGGGGACTGGTATCACAAATATACTTTTGAAATCAATTCAGGACAAACTTTTTGAAGAAGGTATTTTTCACTCTTTTATCTTTACAAAGCCTGTCTATGAAACCATATTTACATCCCTTGGATATAAGGTGGTGGAAAAAGTCGATAAGGTAGTTTTATTAGAGGGCGGTATGGGAGGCATCAATAAGGAGATAAAAAAAATAGCTTCGGAATTTTCCATAGATTCATCTAAACCTAAAACAGCCCTTGTAATGAACTGCAATCCCTTTACCTTGGGACATAGATATCTTATCGAGCAGTCAAGCAAAAGCTCTGAAGAGGTTTTATTATTTGTAGTAGAAGAAAATAAATCCCTTTTTCCTTTTAAAGTCAGATATGATCTGGTAAAAAAGGGGGTTTCTGACCTGAAAAACGTAAAGGTGATACCAGGTGGGCAATATATTATCTCTTCGGCTACATTCCCAGCATATTTTTTAAGAGAAGCTGGTGAATTTTTAGAGGCCTATACCACTTTAGATGCAAAAATCTTTGCAAATTATTTTTGTAAAAAATTAAATATCAACAAAAGAATTGTCGGTGATGAACCTTACTGTAAAGTTACTAATGCCTACAATAAGGCACTTTTAAAAATTCTTGAAAAATCAGGAATAAGTCTAGAAACCGTAAAAAGAAAAGAAGGGGAAAATAAGACTGGTTTTATAAGTGCTTCAAAGGTGAGAGACTCCTTAAGAAGAAACAAAGGTGTCAATACAGAGGAACTTTCAGATCTCATTCCTGGCACTACCATTGAATTTCTTTTAACAAAAGAAGGAAAGGAGATTGTGGAGAAGATCATTTCTTCACACACACCCCACTGA
- a CDS encoding AAA family ATPase, with product MVVNKRVCREEIIDLFWKDSEKKNARKNLRNLLYKLKQDLGFDLIISINRETLVLNPNIRITSDYNEFMEGIGGYDGGILEGFCDGIYMFSLWKEKLREKVNNKFLDSVLLQLKDKLESKEFDIAEKLALKIIKIDAKNTKVYFDLMKIYDVKGEYEKVHSIYDKLNSNFDDILDENLKENIEKFYKNVFMKKSDRLPRVKFDRDSFFVRNKELNILKNEYEDFIQNDVKKIVMIHGEAGVGKTHLVNKFFKEVDNEKVDIIYYNCSKEDSNKNFKLCKELFYQARECWSSENVSLSKYFMRSGARIYSFLEKLDENIILTKEEEEEKLRYIEKSMSQLFGEIKRKFIFVVDNIQWGDKTSLFLLEKRIPFLKGKVMFISTVRDEGGPWVKDFLTICLNYDRVKKIDLKRFSIEETFEFIDRYSNNSIADITKESIYKESEGNPFFIVEYLENLNEDGTIKEIFTENIAAILKENLKELSEDEFKLLKILSLFNIGLELDTLKKLYDFDKEKLREILRYLILSGIIKEKYGFDEVRYKFKHRKFKEFVYSIIDTLEKTELYKKIREKLGTTQLQGEKSFLYLEKTNYFS from the coding sequence ATGGTGGTTAATAAAAGAGTCTGTCGGGAAGAGATCATTGATCTATTTTGGAAAGACTCAGAAAAAAAGAATGCCAGAAAAAATTTGAGAAATTTGTTATATAAGCTAAAACAAGACCTAGGTTTTGATCTTATAATATCAATTAATAGAGAGACTTTGGTCTTGAATCCGAATATAAGGATAACAAGTGATTACAATGAGTTTATGGAAGGAATTGGAGGATATGACGGGGGTATTTTAGAGGGCTTCTGTGATGGAATCTACATGTTTAGCCTGTGGAAAGAAAAACTGCGGGAAAAAGTTAATAATAAATTTTTAGATTCGGTGCTTTTACAGTTAAAAGATAAATTGGAAAGTAAAGAGTTTGATATAGCTGAAAAACTTGCACTGAAGATAATAAAAATTGATGCTAAGAATACAAAGGTATATTTTGATCTTATGAAAATCTATGATGTCAAAGGTGAGTATGAAAAAGTTCACAGTATATATGACAAGCTAAACAGTAATTTTGATGATATTTTAGATGAAAATTTAAAAGAAAATATAGAAAAATTTTATAAAAATGTTTTTATGAAAAAATCAGACCGATTACCTCGGGTAAAATTTGACAGAGATAGTTTTTTTGTTAGAAATAAAGAGCTAAATATTTTGAAAAATGAGTACGAGGATTTCATCCAAAATGACGTAAAGAAAATTGTCATGATACATGGAGAAGCAGGCGTAGGAAAGACTCATCTGGTGAATAAATTTTTTAAAGAAGTAGACAATGAAAAAGTGGATATTATTTACTATAATTGCAGCAAAGAGGATTCAAACAAGAATTTTAAATTATGCAAGGAGCTTTTTTATCAAGCCAGAGAATGCTGGTCTTCTGAAAATGTATCCCTGTCAAAATACTTTATGAGGTCTGGGGCTAGAATATACTCATTTTTGGAGAAATTAGATGAAAATATAATTTTAACAAAAGAGGAAGAAGAGGAGAAACTTAGATATATAGAAAAATCCATGAGTCAGCTATTTGGAGAAATAAAAAGAAAGTTTATTTTTGTAGTTGATAATATTCAGTGGGGAGATAAAACAAGTTTATTTCTATTGGAAAAAAGAATACCCTTTCTCAAAGGGAAAGTAATGTTTATTTCCACAGTCAGAGATGAGGGAGGACCTTGGGTAAAGGATTTTCTTACTATATGCTTAAATTATGACAGGGTGAAAAAGATTGATTTAAAAAGATTTAGTATAGAGGAGACTTTTGAATTCATAGACAGATACTCAAATAACAGTATAGCCGACATTACAAAAGAAAGTATATATAAAGAATCAGAAGGAAATCCATTTTTTATAGTAGAGTACCTGGAAAATTTAAATGAAGATGGCACCATAAAAGAGATCTTTACAGAAAATATAGCTGCTATTTTGAAGGAAAATCTTAAAGAGTTGTCAGAGGACGAATTCAAATTACTTAAAATTTTATCCTTATTTAATATAGGTTTAGAGTTGGATACCCTAAAAAAATTATACGATTTTGATAAAGAGAAACTCAGAGAAATCCTAAGATACCTTATTTTATCAGGGATTATAAAGGAAAAATACGGTTTTGATGAGGTCAGATATAAATTTAAGCACAGAAAATTTAAGGAGTTTGTCTATTCTATAATAGATACACTTGAAAAAACAGAACTATATAAAAAAATAAGAGAAAAACTTGGAACAACTCAGCTTCAGGGAGAAAAAAGTTTTTTATATTTAGAAAAAACAAATTATTTTTCATAA
- a CDS encoding dicarboxylate/amino acid:cation symporter encodes MKKGKLNLGVAILIAMLLGIVTGAILKEKSVMFAPLGSIFIHLIKMMVIPLVTVSIILGAASLGETKSAGKIGLGTFVYYLSTTAVAVTLGLVFGGIFKPGLGLQEGSLPDQFLDKTGELASKGDIAGFWDTILGIIPTNPLAGLVNGNILQILFFSLFLGIALSKLVKEKREPVINLLESLNEAMIWMILKVMILAPIGVFGLMADAVGTFGYDILALVLKLLIVYTVALALQTFGVYPLFVKLLSKTSPSRFIKKISKAQIVALSTASSMATLPVTFEVCEEELDVSNETTSFVLPLGATINMDGNAIYYALCAMFFAQMYGIQLGMTQYIAIIITATIGSIGQAGVPGPSLLVVAVLLAAGLPVQALPLLFGVDRIFDMMRTAVNITGDASCAVIIQSMLDKDEQKS; translated from the coding sequence ATGAAAAAAGGAAAGTTAAACTTGGGAGTAGCAATTTTAATTGCTATGTTGTTAGGTATTGTAACTGGTGCTATTTTAAAAGAAAAATCAGTTATGTTTGCACCTTTAGGGAGTATTTTTATTCACCTAATTAAAATGATGGTTATTCCACTAGTAACAGTATCAATTATTTTAGGGGCAGCTTCACTGGGAGAGACAAAATCAGCTGGGAAAATAGGTTTGGGAACATTTGTTTATTATCTTAGTACAACTGCTGTAGCTGTAACCTTAGGACTGGTATTTGGTGGTATATTCAAGCCTGGTCTAGGTCTTCAGGAAGGAAGTCTTCCAGATCAGTTCTTAGATAAGACTGGTGAACTTGCATCTAAAGGTGATATAGCAGGATTCTGGGATACTATCTTAGGAATTATACCTACAAATCCTTTGGCTGGATTGGTAAATGGAAATATATTACAAATTTTATTTTTTAGTTTATTCCTAGGTATCGCTCTTTCAAAACTTGTAAAGGAAAAAAGAGAGCCTGTTATCAATCTCCTTGAAAGTCTCAACGAGGCTATGATATGGATGATACTAAAAGTAATGATTTTAGCTCCTATAGGGGTTTTTGGATTAATGGCTGATGCTGTTGGAACATTTGGTTACGATATACTTGCTCTAGTGCTTAAATTACTAATTGTTTACACTGTGGCTCTTGCTCTGCAAACATTTGGTGTTTATCCATTATTTGTTAAGCTTCTATCTAAAACATCTCCTTCAAGGTTCATCAAGAAGATATCAAAGGCTCAGATAGTTGCCCTTTCAACGGCATCATCAATGGCTACTCTTCCTGTAACTTTTGAAGTCTGTGAAGAAGAGCTTGATGTATCAAATGAGACAACTTCATTCGTACTCCCACTTGGAGCCACAATAAATATGGATGGTAACGCAATATATTATGCTCTTTGTGCTATGTTCTTTGCACAAATGTACGGTATACAGCTTGGAATGACTCAATATATTGCTATAATCATAACTGCTACAATAGGTTCTATAGGACAAGCTGGTGTACCGGGTCCTTCACTTCTAGTAGTTGCTGTTCTACTAGCTGCAGGCTTACCTGTACAGGCTCTTCCACTTTTGTTTGGTGTTGACAGAATTTTTGATATGATGAGAACTGCTGTTAATATTACAGGAGATGCCTCATGTGCTGTAATTATCCAGAGCATGCTAGACAAAGACGAACAAAAAAGTTAA
- the msrA gene encoding peptide-methionine (S)-S-oxide reductase MsrA, which translates to MKKIILFFMISIFSFAAEKEAYFAGGCFWCMEPPFETLAGVISVTSGYSGGDIENPSYKEVASGKTKHREAVKIIYEDSVVIYPELLEIFWKQIDPTDPGGQFVDRGFQYSSAIFYANEEQKSQALKSLENLENSKKFEKKIVTDIVKFKNFYPAEEYHQDYYKKNKLRYKFYRYNSGRDKFLNSIWK; encoded by the coding sequence ATGAAAAAAATTATTCTATTTTTTATGATTTCTATATTTTCATTTGCAGCAGAAAAAGAGGCATACTTTGCAGGAGGTTGTTTTTGGTGCATGGAACCTCCTTTTGAAACATTAGCAGGAGTTATATCTGTAACCTCTGGGTATTCAGGCGGAGACATTGAAAACCCATCATATAAAGAGGTCGCTTCGGGTAAAACCAAGCACCGAGAGGCTGTAAAAATAATCTACGAGGATTCTGTTGTTATCTATCCCGAGCTTTTGGAAATATTTTGGAAACAGATTGACCCCACCGATCCTGGCGGACAATTTGTAGACAGAGGTTTTCAATATTCATCAGCCATCTTTTATGCCAATGAAGAACAGAAGTCTCAAGCTCTAAAATCTCTTGAAAATCTAGAAAATTCAAAAAAATTTGAAAAAAAAATTGTAACTGATATCGTAAAATTTAAAAATTTCTATCCTGCAGAAGAGTATCATCAGGATTACTATAAAAAAAATAAGTTGCGCTATAAATTTTATAGATACAACTCTGGTAGAGATAAGTTTCTAAATTCAATATGGAAATAA